The Rhodoferax sediminis genome has a segment encoding these proteins:
- a CDS encoding sigma-70 family RNA polymerase sigma factor, whose protein sequence is MTESDDLRRFEILVIPHLDAAYNLARWLTRNDQDAQDVVQDASMRAMRYFGGFRGDQARAWWLQIVRHTCYAWLKENRPAEVVAFDDGEDAWRELAAPAADEPHAIAVRNADRAQINQAIAALPIAYREVLVLRELEDLPYKDIARIADIPVGTVMSRLARARGLLRQALLHGARPVLRTVARSTPGGVK, encoded by the coding sequence GTGACCGAAAGTGACGATCTGCGGCGGTTCGAAATACTGGTGATTCCACACCTGGACGCGGCCTACAACCTCGCGCGCTGGCTGACCCGCAACGACCAGGATGCGCAGGACGTGGTGCAGGACGCGTCAATGCGCGCCATGCGCTACTTTGGCGGGTTTCGCGGCGACCAGGCGCGTGCCTGGTGGCTGCAAATCGTGCGCCACACCTGCTACGCCTGGCTCAAGGAAAACCGTCCTGCGGAGGTGGTGGCCTTTGACGACGGCGAGGACGCGTGGCGCGAGCTCGCCGCGCCGGCGGCCGATGAGCCGCACGCCATCGCGGTGCGCAACGCCGACCGGGCCCAGATCAACCAGGCCATTGCCGCGCTGCCCATCGCCTACCGCGAGGTGCTGGTGCTGCGCGAGCTGGAAGACCTGCCGTACAAGGACATCGCACGCATCGCCGATATTCCTGTGGGTACCGTGATGTCGCGCCTGGCGCGTGCCCGCGGCCTGCTGCGCCAGGCACTGTTGCACGGCGCCCGGCCCGTGTTGCGCACGGTGGCGCGGTCCACACCCGGTGGAGTGAAATGA
- a CDS encoding anti-sigma factor family protein has protein sequence MAPELDTRQLNAFIDGELDLHSQLEIEARLVHDAGLRTQVEALRGLRQVVMRHADYHAAPAALRARIEALGAPPASAPAPTPRGPSAWPAAVQRWFAWRPLVASFGVLAVLTVALNLALLQSGRDEALGQEVIASHVRATLTQHLVDVASSDHHTVKPWLSARLDFSPPVPELNLPGSTFLGGRVDYLDGRPVAVLVYRQGAHIVNSFVWPGAGDSRIAFVSQRGFHLAHWSRGGMTHWVVSDVSPDEFATVVHAIDHADESH, from the coding sequence ATGGCCCCTGAACTTGATACCCGGCAATTGAATGCCTTCATTGATGGCGAGCTGGACCTGCACAGCCAGCTCGAGATCGAGGCGCGCCTGGTCCACGATGCCGGCTTGCGCACGCAGGTGGAGGCGCTGCGTGGCCTGCGCCAGGTTGTGATGCGCCACGCCGACTATCATGCGGCACCGGCCGCACTGCGCGCCCGCATCGAGGCGCTTGGCGCTCCGCCGGCGTCGGCGCCCGCACCGACGCCGCGTGGCCCGTCGGCCTGGCCCGCCGCTGTGCAGCGCTGGTTCGCATGGCGCCCGCTGGTGGCGTCGTTCGGTGTGCTGGCGGTGTTGACCGTTGCGCTCAACCTCGCGCTGCTGCAGTCGGGCCGGGATGAGGCGTTGGGGCAGGAGGTCATCGCGAGCCACGTGCGCGCGACGTTGACGCAGCACCTGGTCGACGTGGCCTCGTCAGACCACCATACCGTCAAGCCGTGGCTGTCGGCCAGGCTCGATTTTTCACCGCCGGTGCCTGAACTGAACTTGCCGGGATCGACTTTTCTGGGCGGCCGGGTCGACTACCTGGACGGTCGCCCCGTTGCCGTCCTGGTGTATCGGCAGGGGGCGCATATCGTGAATTCCTTCGTGTGGCCGGGCGCCGGCGACAGCCGCATTGCGTTCGTATCGCAGCGCGGCTTTCATCTTGCCCACTGGTCGCGCGGTGGTATGACCCATTGGGTGGTCTCGGACGTAAGTCCTGACGAGTTCGCCACCGTTGTGCACGCGATCGATCACGCCGACGAAAGCCACTGA
- a CDS encoding metallophosphoesterase family protein gives MSTCYRRQFLQLAGVGGAVFVSGLGGMAYAAGTRTGPGYDDFFFVQLSDAHWGFEGPPNPDARGTLPKAVAAVNALSEAPDFVIFTGDLTHTTDDPRERRKRMAEVRDIVATLKVKTVRFIPGEHDAALDNGRAFKEFFGPTNYTFDHKGVHFIALDNVSDPAAQLGDAQLAWLADDLQHQPADARIVVFAHRPLFDLYPQWDWATRDGAKAVDLLLPHANVTVFYGHIHQENHHMTGHIAHHSARSLIYPLPAPGSQPKRTPLDWDPAQPYRGLGFREIEAEPKTADYAITEFPVRQA, from the coding sequence ATGAGCACTTGCTACCGAAGACAGTTTCTGCAATTGGCCGGCGTCGGGGGTGCTGTGTTCGTCTCCGGCCTCGGCGGCATGGCATACGCTGCGGGCACCAGGACCGGACCGGGCTACGACGATTTCTTCTTCGTGCAGCTGTCCGACGCGCACTGGGGCTTCGAAGGCCCGCCCAACCCGGACGCCAGAGGCACGCTGCCCAAGGCCGTGGCCGCCGTCAACGCGCTCAGTGAAGCGCCCGACTTCGTGATCTTCACCGGCGACCTGACCCACACCACCGACGACCCGCGGGAGCGCCGCAAACGCATGGCGGAGGTTCGCGACATCGTGGCCACCCTGAAAGTCAAGACGGTGCGCTTCATTCCGGGCGAGCACGACGCTGCGCTCGACAACGGCCGAGCCTTCAAGGAATTCTTCGGACCGACCAATTACACCTTTGACCACAAGGGCGTGCATTTCATCGCGCTCGACAATGTGAGCGACCCCGCCGCCCAGCTAGGCGATGCACAGCTGGCCTGGCTGGCCGATGACCTCCAGCACCAGCCGGCCGACGCGCGCATCGTCGTATTCGCGCATCGGCCGCTGTTCGACCTGTACCCGCAGTGGGATTGGGCCACGCGCGACGGCGCCAAGGCGGTTGATTTGCTGCTGCCGCATGCGAACGTGACGGTGTTTTATGGCCACATCCACCAGGAGAACCACCACATGACCGGGCACATCGCCCACCACTCGGCCAGATCGTTGATCTACCCGCTGCCGGCGCCTGGCTCGCAACCCAAGCGAACGCCGCTGGACTGGGACCCGGCGCAGCCCTATCGCGGGCTCGGGTTCCGTGAGATCGAGGCGGAACCCAAGACGGCTGACTACGCCATCACCGAGTTCCCGGTACGACAAGCCTGA
- a CDS encoding 4-hydroxyphenylacetate 3-hydroxylase family protein: protein MNTPAPTALMMSGADYRESLRRYQPTIYVDGRKVDSVADERTFQPGINAIALTYDYALKPQYAPLMTAVQHTSGKLVNRLSHINTSSGDLLNKLEAVRLVCQETGCAQRYLTHDALNAIGQVSARIDDARGTTENTARFTEYLHRVQDQDLTLGVAMTDAKGDRSRRPHEQANIDTYLHVVERSALRNGRRGIVISGTKAIVTGAPYVHELLVMPCRNMGREDADFAVCCAVPIDAPGLTIVARPAGRPGEKVEHGAALFSRKYGQSTGVVMFDKVFVPMEHVFYAGEWEHSGHLTYSYATHHRHTCIGARAGFGDLLIGAGALMCEANGFDPGKESHLREQMVELITIVESFFACGVAASVYGKADEHSHTFMPDPVFSNIGKLLLATKIYDMHRIAHYVSGGLIVTLPGPDEDHNPETAARLSEVLRANPDVPYEQRIETARFIEDLTAGYQGGWYSVISLHGGGSPAAMKQEIYRNYPIGSKVELVERLLDRGVAHDPDRAITKNRQPGRCCDTGCTTPGQPVMVDLPSVQATLPSRRASN, encoded by the coding sequence ATGAACACGCCCGCCCCCACCGCTCTGATGATGTCTGGCGCCGACTACCGCGAGTCGCTGCGCCGCTACCAGCCCACCATCTATGTCGATGGCCGCAAGGTCGACAGCGTGGCCGACGAGCGGACGTTCCAGCCCGGCATCAATGCCATCGCGCTGACCTACGACTACGCCCTGAAACCCCAGTACGCGCCCCTCATGACAGCGGTGCAGCACACCAGCGGCAAACTGGTGAACCGGCTGAGCCATATCAACACCAGTTCGGGCGATCTGCTCAACAAGCTCGAGGCCGTGCGCCTGGTCTGCCAGGAAACCGGCTGCGCCCAGCGCTACCTGACGCACGACGCGCTCAACGCCATCGGCCAGGTCAGCGCGCGCATTGACGACGCCCGCGGCACGACCGAGAACACCGCGCGCTTCACCGAGTACCTGCACCGCGTGCAGGACCAGGACCTGACGCTGGGCGTGGCCATGACCGATGCCAAGGGCGACCGCAGCCGGCGCCCGCACGAACAGGCCAACATCGACACGTATCTTCACGTCGTCGAGCGCAGCGCGCTGCGCAATGGCCGGCGCGGCATCGTCATCAGCGGCACCAAGGCCATCGTGACCGGCGCGCCCTACGTGCACGAGCTGCTGGTCATGCCGTGCCGCAACATGGGCCGCGAGGACGCGGACTTCGCCGTCTGCTGCGCCGTGCCCATCGACGCACCGGGCCTCACCATCGTGGCCCGGCCCGCGGGCCGCCCCGGCGAAAAGGTCGAGCACGGCGCCGCGCTGTTCAGCCGCAAATACGGCCAAAGCACCGGCGTGGTGATGTTCGACAAGGTGTTTGTGCCGATGGAGCACGTGTTCTATGCCGGCGAGTGGGAACATTCGGGCCACCTGACCTACAGCTACGCCACGCATCATCGCCACACCTGCATTGGTGCGCGCGCCGGTTTTGGCGATCTGCTGATCGGCGCCGGCGCGCTGATGTGCGAGGCCAACGGCTTCGATCCGGGCAAGGAGTCGCACCTGCGCGAGCAAATGGTCGAACTCATCACCATCGTTGAGAGCTTCTTCGCCTGTGGCGTCGCTGCCAGCGTGTATGGCAAGGCCGACGAACACAGCCACACCTTCATGCCCGACCCGGTGTTCAGCAACATCGGCAAGCTGCTGCTGGCCACCAAAATCTACGACATGCACCGCATTGCCCACTACGTGAGTGGCGGCCTGATCGTCACCCTGCCCGGCCCCGACGAGGACCACAACCCCGAGACCGCCGCGCGGCTATCGGAGGTGCTGCGCGCCAACCCCGACGTGCCGTATGAGCAGCGCATCGAGACGGCGCGTTTCATCGAAGACCTGACGGCCGGCTACCAGGGCGGCTGGTACAGCGTGATCAGCCTGCACGGCGGTGGCTCCCCCGCCGCGATGAAGCAGGAGATTTACCGAAATTACCCGATCGGCTCCAAGGTGGAGCTGGTCGAGCGGCTGCTGGACCGCGGCGTGGCGCACGACCCCGACCGCGCCATCACGAAGAACCGGCAACCGGGCCGATGCTGTGACACGGGCTGCACCACGCCGGGTCAGCCGGTGATGGTGGATTTGCCCAGCGTGCAGGCGACGCTGCCATCCAGGCGTGCATCCAACTAG